A genomic stretch from Xenopus laevis strain J_2021 chromosome 6S, Xenopus_laevis_v10.1, whole genome shotgun sequence includes:
- the LOC121394987 gene encoding retinoic acid receptor responder protein 2-like isoform X2, which yields MELGRTWCLLVAVGLIVASEGQVPMSELSDLQNKAVALAAEDLHSKKNINNRFQVFSILEATEEYYSAGIFVRLNIMKRQTNCPKKHWNEGKECSAVNGGRVFDCYICIKYQYGSHALLSSFIDCVLSRHVNTDRRHKRSQQCKS from the exons ATGGAATTGGGCAGAACATGGTGTTTGCTGGTGGCCGTGGGGCTCATTGTGGCATCAGAGGGGCAAGTACCAATGTCTGAGTTGTCGGACCTACAGAACAAGGCTGTGGCTCTGGCAGCAGAGGATTTGCACAGCAAGAAGAACATCAACAACCGATTCCAGGTCTTCTCTATACTGGAAGCAACAGAAgaa TACTACAGCGCTGGCATTTTCGTGCGCTTGAACATAATGAAGAGACAGACCAACTGCCCCAAGAAACACTGGAACGAGGGGAAAGAGTGCAGCGCTGTGAATGGAGGG AGAGTGTTCGACTGTTACATCTGCATCAAGTATCAGTATGGCAGTCACGCCCTCCTCTCCAGCTTCATCGACTGTGTACTGAGCCGCCATGTCAATACG GATCGGAGACACAAGCGCTCACAGCAGTGCAAGTCGTGA
- the LOC121394987 gene encoding retinoic acid receptor responder protein 2-like isoform X1 has translation MELGRTWCLLVAVGLIVASEGQVPMSELSDLQNKAVALAAEDLHSKKNINNRFQVFSILEATEEVSYYSAGIFVRLNIMKRQTNCPKKHWNEGKECSAVNGGRVFDCYICIKYQYGSHALLSSFIDCVLSRHVNTDRRHKRSQQCKS, from the exons ATGGAATTGGGCAGAACATGGTGTTTGCTGGTGGCCGTGGGGCTCATTGTGGCATCAGAGGGGCAAGTACCAATGTCTGAGTTGTCGGACCTACAGAACAAGGCTGTGGCTCTGGCAGCAGAGGATTTGCACAGCAAGAAGAACATCAACAACCGATTCCAGGTCTTCTCTATACTGGAAGCAACAGAAgaagtgagt TACTACAGCGCTGGCATTTTCGTGCGCTTGAACATAATGAAGAGACAGACCAACTGCCCCAAGAAACACTGGAACGAGGGGAAAGAGTGCAGCGCTGTGAATGGAGGG AGAGTGTTCGACTGTTACATCTGCATCAAGTATCAGTATGGCAGTCACGCCCTCCTCTCCAGCTTCATCGACTGTGTACTGAGCCGCCATGTCAATACG GATCGGAGACACAAGCGCTCACAGCAGTGCAAGTCGTGA
- the zbed6cl.S gene encoding zinc finger BED domain-containing protein 6-like — translation MDNPNDAQTSEAPNQFVPEIEIKLESSDEEETVTLGKGFLVEGTQMREVNDVQGQRPPRKRKSTSEVWQFFYRDATNICRAICGLCRISVSRGKLGGSFGTTALKRHLESKHPIAWAQRESMRAQRTYGGEEEEYEAIEDEEEKEEPCENASNVQSALYSSQTTSETQDVMPTSSSQVLDSLKTYEIIDSSEDEGEEYKEGVEQVPVELEEDMDKKRMKMLAQDEREAVNSCPNFTRDSNPNLPILSVGQSSSHALIISNNPQAPLGALRRKSPSAVWRFFCIDQTNICRAVCTLCHLSVSRGKREGHFGTTALMRHLEGKHPLEWGRGKINKPKNIIEVDEEEEEETDEPLEQIYPQPQAILGLYGSPTHHETYSTEISGVMTPPVMAIQVDYNIEDKESTNEKIRDDLSITTKEKLALPLSDDLHIKGKYAPNHPKAQSWNRNIAELMCGAALPYSFISSKAFKKFMTRTDPKYCVPSKSFFSGKAVPQLYEAVCEKVMNELKRSESYHIHLTTHLWSSGPSMDYLALTAHWAVLNPDNRQSVQRKYAVLCTKGFPKDYIDGSIQQELTQQMNRWLSPNVLSPGFFISSGNFNLIHAIKSANFHFIPCFTHTLNLLVMDFLQNNRCIASTIEAARKVCSHFIHSASARKTLSELQFQNNLPNRHLKPETVPHWTSTFYMLQRLLEQQRAIEEYLGSLKLETADLHLTSSNWSLMACLVDLLQPFEMVTREVSAGGSCLSQVLPEVRYLHIFLKQIRGHFESKGDVKGVILIDNFTLKISSDFGINEMFQREEYVLSTLLDPRFKGRIEAILPPGSDIDLWKQILVKKVKEIMSSSLWPASHFKDSSLESDLLASKNYHVAEGGMNSQRRTLVAPPLIQKEKSLIEHLESVGLLASKTTGASLSTESHSACVMVEKYLQDNQTIGAKEDPLVYWKTRKCLWPALAKLAFMYLTCPPSSIFAERVFTVPCTFGGMKKPPDVEHFGFLMVNLENFPDYVTPPLIFSSDNEAESDSEEA, via the coding sequence ATGGATAACCCAAATGATGCACAGACATCTGAAGCTCCAAATCAGTTTGTTCCAGAGATTGAAATTAAACTGGAATCGAGTGATGAGGAAGAGACTGTTACCCTAGGTAAAGGGTTTCTAGTGGAGGGCACACAAATGAGGGAGGTAAATGATGTGCAAGGCCAGAGACCACCAAGGAAGAGGAAGTCCACCTCAGAAGTTTGGCAGTTCTTTTACCGCGATGCTACCAATATTTGCAGAGCTATTTGTGGCCTCTGTCGAATCAGTGTCAGCCGAGGGAAGTTAGGAGGGAGCTTTGGGACCACGGCTTTGAAGCGCCATTTGGAGAGTAAGCATCCGATTGCTTGGGCACAGAGGGAGTCGATGAGAGCACAGAGAACAtatggaggagaagaagaagagtaTGAAGCAATAGAGGATGAGGAAGAGAAGGAGGAACCTTGTGAAAATGCCAGCAATGTACAGAGTGCATTATATAGCTCTCAGACAACATCTGAAACTCAAGATGTCATGCCGACCTCCTCCTCACAAGTACTTGATTCCCTTAAAACATATGAGATTATAGATTCTAGTGAGGATGAGGGGGAAGAATATAAAGAGGGAGTTGAGCAAGTTCCTGTGGAGCTTGAAGAAGATATGGACAAAAAGAGAATGAAAATGCTTGCTCAGGATGAAAGAGAGGCTGTGAATTCTTGCCCCAACTTTACAAGAGACTCTAATCCTAACCTTCCTATTCTGTCTGTGGGGCAATCAAGTTCCCATGCCTTAATAATTTCAAACAACCCACAAGCGCCTCTGGGAGCCTTGAGAAGAAAGTCTCCCTCTGCTGTTTGGCGATTTTTCTGCATTGACCAGACTAATATCTGTAGAGCTGTTTGCACCCTGTGCCATTTGAGTGTGAGCCGTGGAAAACGAGAGGGTCATTTTGGAACAACGGCTCTTATGCGTCACCTTGAGGGGAAACACCCTTTAGAATGGGGCAGAGGTAAGATAAACAAACCAAAGAACATAATCGAGgtagatgaagaggaggaggaagagacagaCGAGCCTTTGGAACAGATATATCCTCAGCCACAAGCTATACTTGGACTTTATGGGTCACCTACCCATCATGAGACATATTCAACTGAAATATCAGGTGTAATGACTCCTCCAGTCATGGCCATACAGGTGGATTATAACATAGAAGATAAAGAATCAACCAATGAAAAGATCAGAGATGATTTGTCTATTACCACAAAAGAAAAACTTGCTCTTCCACTGAGTGATGATTTGCACATAAAGGGAAAGTATGCCCCAAATCACCCTAAAGCCCAGTCGTGGAACAGGAATATAGCAGAATTAATGTGTGGTGCGGCACTTCCATACTCTTTTATTTCCTCCAAAGCTTTTAAAAAGTTCATGACCAGAACTGACCCAAAGTATTGTGTGccttcaaaatcatttttttctggtaaagCAGTTCCCCAGCTCTACGAAGCTGTGTGTGAGAAAGTGATGAATGAATTAAAGAGATCGGAAAGCTATCATATTCATCTGACCACCCACTTGTGGAGCAGTGGGCCTTCCATGGACTATTTAGCCTTAACGGCACATTGGGCTGTTCTAAATCCAGATAATCGGCAGTCCGTTCAAAGAAAGTACGCTGTTCTATGCACCAAAGGTTTTCCAAAAGACTATATAGATGGCAGCATTCAACAAGAGCTCACGCAGCAAATGAACAGATGGCTTTCTCCAAATGTCCTGAGTCCAGGTTTCTTCATATCCAGTGGCAACTTTAATCTCATCCATGCTATTAAAAGTGCTAACTTTCATTTCATACCTTGTTTTACCCACACCCTAAATTTGTTAGTAATGGATTTTCTGCAAAACAATCGATGTATTGCTTCCACAATTGAGGCAGCTCGAAAAGTCTGCAGCCATTTTATTCACTCAGCCAGTGCGAGGAAAACCTTGAGTGAGCTGCAATTCCAAAATAATTTGCCAAATCGACATCTGAAACCAGAAACAGTTCCTCATTGGACTTCAACGTTCTATATGCTGCAGAGACTCCTAGAGCAGCAGAGAGCTATCGAAGAGTATCTAGGGTCGCTCAAATTAGAAACGGCTGATCTGCATTTGACTTCCAGCAACTGGAGTCTCATGGCTTGCTTAGTGGACCTTCTACAGCCATTTGAAATGGTTACAAGAGAGGTCAGTGCCGGTGGTTCATGTCTGAGCCAAGTGCTACCAGAGGTTCGATACCTCCATATCTTTCTTAAACAGATTAGAGGACATTTTGAAAGTAAGGGAGATGTTAAAGGTGTCATCTTGATTGACAATTTCACTCTGAAAATCTCTTCGGATTTtggaataaatgaaatgtttcagAGGGAAGAGTACGTTCTGTCCACCTTGCTTGATCCACGTTTTAAAGGTAGGATTGAGGCAATACTTCCACCTGGTTCTGATATCGACCTCTGGAAGCAAATCCTTGTAAAGAAAGTAAAGGAGATCATGTCATCCTCCTTGTGGCCAGCTTCCCATTTCAAAGATTCCAGTCTGGAATCAGATCTGCTTGCTAGTAAGAACTATCATGTGGCTGAAGGTGGTATGAACTCCCAGAGGAGAACCTTGGTGGCTCCACCACTGATTCAGAAGGAAAAATCCCTAATTGAGCACTTAGAGAGTGTAGGCCTTTTGGCGTCCAAAACTACTGGAGCTTCCTTGTCAACGGAAAGCCATTCTGCTTGTGTCATGGTGGAAAAGTACCTTCAAGATAATCAAACTATTGGAGCCAAGGAAGACCCGCTTGTCTACTGGAAGACGAGAAAGTGTCTGTGGCCTGCTCTCGCCAAGCTTGCTTTCATGTACTTGACTTGCCCGCCTTCGAGCATTTTTGCAGAGCGCGTCTTTACTGTTCCTTGTACATTTGGGGGCATGAAGAAACCGCCAGACGTGGAACATTTTGGATTTCTGATGGTTAATCTAGAAAATTTCCCAGACTATGTAACCCCACCTCTTATATTCTCATCTGACAATGAGGCAGAGAGTGATAGTGAGGAGGCCTAG